The following is a genomic window from Cryptococcus neoformans var. neoformans B-3501A chromosome 12, whole genome shotgun sequence.
GTCCGAGAATATGGAAGCTCTTGCTCAAAGTGGACAACCTCCAGGCAGAAGATTATCTACGCTGGGTGTCCATGGGCCCTTCTTCTGATAGCCACAAAAGTCAGTCTATACTCGTTTTCAAGCTATTATGTCCACGATACAGGAGCGGTTGACCATTCAGACAGTCAAAAACGATACATTCCGGACACTGGCGACAGATACTCAATTCAAGGGCAAAGTCAAAGAGGACATGTTGATTAGGTTGTTGGAAGCTTTTGTCTGGAAGATTACCTGCACGCATGCTTACACCTGCacattgaagaaggtgctGATTGGAACTGTAGCCGCGGAGACAGAAGATGAATCCCAGCCATTCAAATACGTACAAGGGATGAACGTCCTCTCTGCTCCTTTCCTGTTCACCATGCCCTCTCAGCTCGAGGCTTTTCAATGTTTCTCAACATTCATCGAGGACGGTTGTCCACTCTATGTACAACCATCTTTGAAAGGTGTCCACAAAGGTCTTACTGTACGTTACTATATCTGCTCCTAGTAGGTATAAAGCGAAAGATTTGTGAGCTGATTAAAAAGTAGCTGTTGGATAAGTGTTTAGAGGTAGTTGACCCAGAGCTATATGATAGATTAGCGAGCAAGAACCTCAAAGCAGAGATTTATGCTTTCCCATGTACGTCCTCTCTTATGTCTTTTACAAGCTATGACTATCAGCGACTGACCACTATCATCTTTTTAGCTGTCATGACACTCTGCGCCTGTACGCCGCCCTTGGAAGAAGTCCTTCGCCTATGGGAGTACGTCCCTTTtatatc
Proteins encoded in this region:
- a CDS encoding hypothetical protein (HMMPfam hit to TBC, TBC domain, score: 188.7, E(): 1.2e-53), giving the protein MSTSTEIYGSLHSILSPALIPRHRSSSEISDGLKRIRRIILTEGIPEVPGRPPLRPRIWKLLLKVDNLQAEDYLRWVSMGPSSDSHKIKNDTFRTLATDTQFKGKVKEDMLIRLLEAFVWKITCTHAYTCTLKKVLIGTVAAETEDESQPFKYVQGMNVLSAPFLFTMPSQLEAFQCFSTFIEDGCPLYVQPSLKGVHKGLTLLDKCLEVVDPELYDRLASKNLKAEIYAFPSVMTLCACTPPLEEVLRLWDFLLAFGLHLNILCVIAQLLLIRQDLMDTPSPMKILRTFPPLEARPVIGVTVALVKDIPEELYRELVAHPFSC